The nucleotide window ACTACGCGCCATTGGCGCGCGCCCCGCGCGCCCGGCATTGCTCACCTCGAACACAAAGGCCTGTCCATGTCCGACTTTCCCATCGACAACCCGTTTCTCGAATCGCTCGGCGTGCGTTTGACGCAATGGCGCGACGGTTACGCCGAACTGCTCATGCCGATCGATGCGAGCAAGCTCAATCGCCAGGGCGTGCTGCAAGGCGGCGCGATCGCCACGCTGCTCGACGCGGCGGCAGGTTATGCCGGACTCTTTGCGGCAAGCGGCGAGCCGGCACGGCATGCCTTCACGCTGTCGCTGACCACCAACTATCTCGACAAGGGACTCGGCGAATCGGTCACCGCCAAGGGTTATCTGGAGCGCGCGGGCCGCTCGATTTTCTTCTCGCGCGGCGAGGCGTGGGTGGACGGCACGCTGCTGATCGCCAGCGCGCAGGGCACGTTCAAGTATTCACGAACGGCCTGACGTGTAGCAGCCGGTCCGCACGCTCGTCACAGCGCCTTGTACATGATGGTGGTCGCGTCGTACTCCTGGCTATGCGTGCCACGCGCGTAGCCCGGGATCACGCCGGCCGTCCGGTAACCCAGTCCGGTATAGAGCGGCTCGGCGTGGTCGCCGGTGCGGGTGTCGAGCGTAAGCAGGCTGCGCTGCAAGGCATGCGCACGACGTTCGAGTTCCGTCATCAGCGCCCGCGCGATGCCTTGCCGGCGCAAGCCCGGATGGACCAGCAGCTTGCGCACCTCGGCGCGATGCCGCTGATTGGGCATCGTGTCGTAGTCCAGTTGCACGGTGCCCGCAATCGCCTCGCCGCGGCGCGCAACCAATAGCACCAGCCCGCCTGCACGCAGCGAAGAAAGCACTTTGCCGCGCCAGAACGCTTCACTCTCGCCGACGCCACACGGCATGACAAAGCCGACGCTCGCGCCGTCGTGCACACAGGCACGCAGCAGGGCGCCGAGTTCGGGAAGATGACGCACGAGGTCGTCGGCGGAGAATGAGGTGATGGTGGTCGCGCTCATGCTGGCTCACACGATGAAGAGAATGTAGCGGGCCGCGCTGTGCGCGGGCGTCACGAAAGCGCTGGGCCCGAACAGTTGATAGCGCAGGCAGTCGCCGGGTTGCAGATCGTGGCTCTGGCCATCGACGGTGATCTGCA belongs to Paraburkholderia sp. FT54 and includes:
- a CDS encoding PaaI family thioesterase, with product MSDFPIDNPFLESLGVRLTQWRDGYAELLMPIDASKLNRQGVLQGGAIATLLDAAAGYAGLFAASGEPARHAFTLSLTTNYLDKGLGESVTAKGYLERAGRSIFFSRGEAWVDGTLLIASAQGTFKYSRTA
- a CDS encoding GNAT family N-acetyltransferase, whose protein sequence is MSATTITSFSADDLVRHLPELGALLRACVHDGASVGFVMPCGVGESEAFWRGKVLSSLRAGGLVLLVARRGEAIAGTVQLDYDTMPNQRHRAEVRKLLVHPGLRRQGIARALMTELERRAHALQRSLLTLDTRTGDHAEPLYTGLGYRTAGVIPGYARGTHSQEYDATTIMYKAL